In Zalophus californianus isolate mZalCal1 chromosome 4, mZalCal1.pri.v2, whole genome shotgun sequence, the following proteins share a genomic window:
- the LOC113916664 gene encoding ATP synthase subunit gamma, mitochondrial-like, translating to MKMVAAAKYARAERELKPVRVYGRGSLALYEKADIKVPEDKKKHLLIGVSSDRGLCGTIHSSVAKQMKSEVATLTAAGKEVMLVGIGDKIRDILHRTHSDQFLVSFKEVGRKPPTFGDASVIALELLNSGYEFDEGSIIFNRFRSVFSYKTEEKPIFSLETVASAESMSIYDDIDADVLQNYQEYNLANIIYYSLKESTTSEQSARMTAMDNASKNASEMIDKLTLTFNRTRQAVITKELIEIISGAAALD from the coding sequence ATGAAAATGGTAGCGGCAGCAAAATATGCCCGAGCTGAGAGGGAGCTGAAACCAGTTCGAGTATATGGGAGAGGATCTTTGGCTCTGTATGAAAAAGCTGATATTAAGGTGCCTGAAGACAAGAAGAAACACCTTCTTATTGGTGTGTCCTCAGATCGAGGGCTCTGTGGTACTATTCATTCCTCGGTTGCTAAACAGATGAAAAGTGAGGTGGCCACGCTCACGGCAGCTGGGAAAGAAGTCATGCTTGTTGGAATTGGTGATAAAATCAGGGATATACTTCATAGGACTCACTCTGACCAGTTTCTGGTGTCCTTTAAAGAAGTGGGAAGAAAACCTCCTACTTTTGGGGATGCGTCCGTCATTGCCCTTGAACTACTAAATTCCGGATATGAATTTGATGAAGGGTCTATCATCTTTAATCGGTTCAGGTCTGTCTTCTCctacaagacagaagaaaagccCATCTTTTCCCTTGAAACCGTTGCAAGTGCTGAGAGCATGAGTATCTATGATGATATTGATGCTGACGTGCTGCAGAATTACCAAGAATACAATTTGGCCAACATCATCTACTATTCTCTAAAGGAATCCACCACGAGTGAGCAAAGTGCCAGGATGACGGCCATGGACAACGCTAGCAAGAACGCTTCCGAGATGATTGACAAACTGACCTTGACGTTCAACCGCACCCGCCAGGCTGTCATCACGAAGGAGTTGATTGAAATCATTTCCGGTGCAGCAGCTCTGGATTAA